From Xenopus tropicalis strain Nigerian chromosome 3, UCB_Xtro_10.0, whole genome shotgun sequence, the proteins below share one genomic window:
- the zmiz2 gene encoding zinc finger MIZ domain-containing protein 2 isoform X2 — MVPSGGPSGGGVMPGLTSNAGGMGSPQFIGQQGFPEGGAGKSYLQQSVYGRGGYPGGNAYTNSYPGGPTSAGGMGMPQHTGRGPADFTQAAAAAAVAAATATATATATVAALQEKQSQELNPYGAVGPSHNFGGQFLPHSGPRGPSMQGGMASGGLGSVMANNGMSQMAMGSARAPGMNPVYTGQRIPPHGYPGQLQSQQIPRQGVKRTYSSDGYTSQQYIQSGQYPPHGAQYAPTTPQQSAPSPSYPTHRMQQSMSQYLPQAGPGGHFYKLTDQYNGQSNNFNGGNFAYNQTMTGPGRTMPGYPSSPLPGNPTPPMTPGSSATPYMSPGQDVKSPFLPDVKPPHNSLHQSPTGTANDELRLTFPVRDGIVLEPFRLQHNLAVSNHVFHLRESVYKTLMMRPDLELQFKCYHHEDRQMNTNWPCSVQVSVNSTPLSIERGDNKTSHKPLYLKQVCQPGRNSIQITVSACCCSHLFVLQLVHRPSVRSVLQGLIKKRLLPAEHCITKIKRNFSSGSIPGTPGPNGEDGVEQTAIKVSLKCPITFRRIQLPARGHDCRHIQCFDLESYLQLNCERGTWRCPVCNKTALLEGLEVDQYMLGTLLYIQNSDYEEITIDPTCSWKPVPVKPDTHIKEETDGPVLKRCRSLSPAHMVMPNVMELIAALGPSSSPFNNIQSAGSSDYANQGPGFQNPGGFSDGGFTSSNPGTPTMNEFNPTAPPPISYQSDIPSSLLVPEKAGGPPMHGQVPPSGRIEPTHNPSQSPHTSNIGSQSAHQLHHRNTPRQLMAQPGADLAFNPNVAMPGTEVPEPSLDLLPELTNTEELLSYLGPADLPNSGNDDLLSLFENN; from the exons ATGGTGCCCAGTGGTGGCCCCAGTGGGGGCGGAGTTATGCCAGGTCTAACAAGCAATGCTGGGGGGATGGGAAGCCCCCAGTTTATTGGCCAGCAAGGTTTCCCTGAAGGTGGAGCAGGAAAGAGTTACCTACAGCAAAGCGTATATGGGCGAGGTGGATACCCTGGGGGCAATGCGTATACCAATAG TTACCCCGGTGGCCCCACATCTGCAGGTGGCATGGGCATGCCACAGCATACCGGTCGTGGCCCAGCAGATTTCACAcaggcagcagctgcagcagCGGTGGCAGCAGCCACAGCAACTGCTACTGCAACAGCAACCGTGGCTGCCCTACAGGAGAAACAGAGCCAGGAATTAAACCCATATGGAGCG GTGGGGCCTTCTCACAATTTTGGAGGTCAGTTCCTGCCTCATTCCGGGCCCCGGGGACCATCTATGCAAGGTGGAATGGCATCTGGGGGTCTTGGGTCAGTGATGGCTAACAATGGCATGTCCCAAATGGCTATGGGCTCTGCAAGAGCCCCTGGTATGAACCCTGTATATACTGGGCAACGGATACCACCCCATGGCTACCCGGGTCAACTTCAGAGCCAGCAGATTCCCAGGCAAGGAGTAAAGAGGACGTACTCCAGTGAT GGTTACACTTCTCAACAGTACATTCAGAGTGGCCAGTATCCTCCCCATGGAGCACAATATGCACCAACCACTCCACAGCAATCTGCGCCATCCCCCTCCTACCCTACGCACCGGATGCAGCAGAGCATGTCACAGTACCTGCCCCAGGCAGGCCCTGGGGGACATTTTTACAAG CTTACAGACCAATACAATGGACAGAGCAATAACTTTAATGGAGGAAATTTCGCCTACAATCAAACTATGACTGGG CCGGGTCGTACCATGCCAGGATATCCCAGCTCTCCTTTGCCAGGAAACCCAACCCCACCAATGACACCGGGCAGCAGTGCTACCCCCTATATGTCACCAGGTCAGGATGTGAAGTCTCCTTTTCTGCCTGATGTTAAACCTCCACACAACAGCTTGCACCAGTCGCCCACTG GTACCGCTAATGATGAGTTACGTCTGACATTCCCTGTGCGTGACGGCATTGTGTTGGAACCATTCCGACTCCAACATAACCTGGCTGTCAGTAACCACGTGTTCCACCTACGGGAGTCAGTGTACAAGACACTTATGATGAG GCCTGACCTAGAACTGCAGTTTAAGTGCTATCATCATGAGGATCGTCAGATGAACACAAACTGGCCATGCTCGGTGCAAGTTAGCGTCAACTCTACTCCGCTGAGCATTGAGCGTGGAGACAACAAGACTTCCCACAAACCCCTGTACCTAAAACAAGTTTGCCAGCCTGGCAGGAACAGCATTCAGATCACTGTCAGTGCCTGCTGCTGT TCTCACCTGTTTGTGCTACAGTTAGTCCACCGGCCATCAGTTCGATCTGTCCTACAGGGTTTAATAAAGAAGAGACTGCTTCCGGCTGAACACTGCATCACAAAGA TTAAAAGGAATTTCAGCAGTGGCAGTATTCCAGGGACTCCAGGCCCTAATGGGGAGGATGGAGTGGAACAAACAGCCATTAAAGTTTCTCTGAAATGTCCAATAACCTTCCGGAGAATCCAGCTTCCTGCAAGGGGACATGACTGTCGGCATATCCAG TGCTTTGACCTGGAGTCTTACCTGCAGTTGAACTGTGAACGAGGGACATGGCGATGTCCTGTGTGCAA tAAAACAGCGCTCCTGGAAGGGTTAGAAGTTGACCAGTATATGCTGGGAACCCTGCTGTATATTCAGAA CTCTGATTATGAAGAGATCACAATTGACCCAACCTGTAGCTGGAAACCAGTGCCGGTAAAGCCAGACACCCACATAAAAGAGGAGACTGATGGCCCCGTTCTGAAACGATGCCGGAGTCTGAGTCCTGCCCACATGGTAATGCCGAATGTCATGGAGTTGATAGCAGCTCTGGGACCAAGTTCTTCCCCTTTTAACAACATCCAATCAGCTGGAAGCTCTGACTATGCCAACCAGG GTCCTGGTTTTCAGAACCCAGGTGGATTTTCAGACGGTGGCTTCACATCCTCCAATCCGGGCACACCAACGATGAATGAATTTAACCCCACAGCACCACCACCTATTTCTTATCAGTCTGACATTCCCAGTTCTTTACTGGTTCCAGAGAAGGCTGGGGGCCCTCCAATGCATGGGCAA GTTCCTCCCTCTGGGCGGATTGAACCTACGCACAATCCCAGTCAGTCACCTCACACCTCCAACATTGGTAGCCAATCAGCACATCAGCTCCACCACCGAAACACACCCCGTCAGCTAATGGCACAGCCTGGTGCCGATTTGGCATTTAATCCCAATGTGGCCATGCCAGGCACAGAGGTTCCGGAGCCTTCGCTGGAT CTTCTCCCTGAACTGACAAACACAGAGGAACTTCTCTCCTACCTTGGACCCGCAGACCTACCCAACAGTGGTAACGACGACCTCTTGTCTCTTTTCGAGAACAACTGA
- the zmiz2 gene encoding zinc finger MIZ domain-containing protein 2 isoform X3: MNSMNPMKPSHPSTGHSDGSFAYESVPWQPSTNQAAGSLSVVTTVWGLSNTSQSQVFGNPMVPSGGPSGGGVMPGLTSNAGGMGSPQFIGQQGFPEGGAGKSYLQQSVYGRGGYPGGNAYTNSYPGGPTSAGGMGMPQHTGRGPADFTQAAAAAAVAAATATATATATVAALQEKQSQELNPYGAVGPSHNFGGQFLPHSGPRGPSMQGGMASGGLGSVMANNGMSQMAMGSARAPGMNPVYTGQRIPPHGYPGQLQSQQIPRQGVKRTYSSDGYTSQQYIQSGQYPPHGAQYAPTTPQQSAPSPSYPTHRMQQSMSQYLPQAGPGGHFYKLTDQYNGQSNNFNGGNFAYNQTMTGPGRTMPGYPSSPLPGNPTPPMTPGSSATPYMSPGQDVKSPFLPDVKPPHNSLHQSPTGTANDELRLTFPVRDGIVLEPFRLQHNLAVSNHVFHLRESVYKTLMMRPDLELQFKCYHHEDRQMNTNWPCSVQVSVNSTPLSIERGDNKTSHKPLYLKQVCQPGRNSIQITVSACCCSHLFVLQLVHRPSVRSVLQGLIKKRLLPAEHCITKIKRNFSSGSIPGTPGPNGEDGVEQTAIKVSLKCPITFRRIQLPARGHDCRHIQCFDLESYLQLNCERGTWRCPVCNKTALLEGLEVDQYMLGTLLYIQNSDYEEITIDPTCSWKPVPVKPDTHIKEETDGPVLKRCRSLSPAHMVMPNVMELIAALGPSSSPFNNIQSAGSSDYANQGPGFQNPGGFSDGGFTSSNPGTPTMNEFNPTAPPPISYQSDIPSSLLVPEKAGGPPMHGQLLPELTNTEELLSYLGPADLPNSGNDDLLSLFENN; the protein is encoded by the exons ATGAACTCCATGAACCCCATGAAACCATCGCACCCCAGCACCGGGCACAG TGATGGTTCATTTGCATACGAGTCTGTTCCCTGGCAACCAAGCACCAATCAGGCAGCAGGATCCCTCTCCGTGGTAACCACCGTCTGGGGTCTGAGCAACACATCGCAGAGCCAG GTCTTTGGTAATCCCATGGTGCCCAGTGGTGGCCCCAGTGGGGGCGGAGTTATGCCAGGTCTAACAAGCAATGCTGGGGGGATGGGAAGCCCCCAGTTTATTGGCCAGCAAGGTTTCCCTGAAGGTGGAGCAGGAAAGAGTTACCTACAGCAAAGCGTATATGGGCGAGGTGGATACCCTGGGGGCAATGCGTATACCAATAG TTACCCCGGTGGCCCCACATCTGCAGGTGGCATGGGCATGCCACAGCATACCGGTCGTGGCCCAGCAGATTTCACAcaggcagcagctgcagcagCGGTGGCAGCAGCCACAGCAACTGCTACTGCAACAGCAACCGTGGCTGCCCTACAGGAGAAACAGAGCCAGGAATTAAACCCATATGGAGCG GTGGGGCCTTCTCACAATTTTGGAGGTCAGTTCCTGCCTCATTCCGGGCCCCGGGGACCATCTATGCAAGGTGGAATGGCATCTGGGGGTCTTGGGTCAGTGATGGCTAACAATGGCATGTCCCAAATGGCTATGGGCTCTGCAAGAGCCCCTGGTATGAACCCTGTATATACTGGGCAACGGATACCACCCCATGGCTACCCGGGTCAACTTCAGAGCCAGCAGATTCCCAGGCAAGGAGTAAAGAGGACGTACTCCAGTGAT GGTTACACTTCTCAACAGTACATTCAGAGTGGCCAGTATCCTCCCCATGGAGCACAATATGCACCAACCACTCCACAGCAATCTGCGCCATCCCCCTCCTACCCTACGCACCGGATGCAGCAGAGCATGTCACAGTACCTGCCCCAGGCAGGCCCTGGGGGACATTTTTACAAG CTTACAGACCAATACAATGGACAGAGCAATAACTTTAATGGAGGAAATTTCGCCTACAATCAAACTATGACTGGG CCGGGTCGTACCATGCCAGGATATCCCAGCTCTCCTTTGCCAGGAAACCCAACCCCACCAATGACACCGGGCAGCAGTGCTACCCCCTATATGTCACCAGGTCAGGATGTGAAGTCTCCTTTTCTGCCTGATGTTAAACCTCCACACAACAGCTTGCACCAGTCGCCCACTG GTACCGCTAATGATGAGTTACGTCTGACATTCCCTGTGCGTGACGGCATTGTGTTGGAACCATTCCGACTCCAACATAACCTGGCTGTCAGTAACCACGTGTTCCACCTACGGGAGTCAGTGTACAAGACACTTATGATGAG GCCTGACCTAGAACTGCAGTTTAAGTGCTATCATCATGAGGATCGTCAGATGAACACAAACTGGCCATGCTCGGTGCAAGTTAGCGTCAACTCTACTCCGCTGAGCATTGAGCGTGGAGACAACAAGACTTCCCACAAACCCCTGTACCTAAAACAAGTTTGCCAGCCTGGCAGGAACAGCATTCAGATCACTGTCAGTGCCTGCTGCTGT TCTCACCTGTTTGTGCTACAGTTAGTCCACCGGCCATCAGTTCGATCTGTCCTACAGGGTTTAATAAAGAAGAGACTGCTTCCGGCTGAACACTGCATCACAAAGA TTAAAAGGAATTTCAGCAGTGGCAGTATTCCAGGGACTCCAGGCCCTAATGGGGAGGATGGAGTGGAACAAACAGCCATTAAAGTTTCTCTGAAATGTCCAATAACCTTCCGGAGAATCCAGCTTCCTGCAAGGGGACATGACTGTCGGCATATCCAG TGCTTTGACCTGGAGTCTTACCTGCAGTTGAACTGTGAACGAGGGACATGGCGATGTCCTGTGTGCAA tAAAACAGCGCTCCTGGAAGGGTTAGAAGTTGACCAGTATATGCTGGGAACCCTGCTGTATATTCAGAA CTCTGATTATGAAGAGATCACAATTGACCCAACCTGTAGCTGGAAACCAGTGCCGGTAAAGCCAGACACCCACATAAAAGAGGAGACTGATGGCCCCGTTCTGAAACGATGCCGGAGTCTGAGTCCTGCCCACATGGTAATGCCGAATGTCATGGAGTTGATAGCAGCTCTGGGACCAAGTTCTTCCCCTTTTAACAACATCCAATCAGCTGGAAGCTCTGACTATGCCAACCAGG GTCCTGGTTTTCAGAACCCAGGTGGATTTTCAGACGGTGGCTTCACATCCTCCAATCCGGGCACACCAACGATGAATGAATTTAACCCCACAGCACCACCACCTATTTCTTATCAGTCTGACATTCCCAGTTCTTTACTGGTTCCAGAGAAGGCTGGGGGCCCTCCAATGCATGGGCAA CTTCTCCCTGAACTGACAAACACAGAGGAACTTCTCTCCTACCTTGGACCCGCAGACCTACCCAACAGTGGTAACGACGACCTCTTGTCTCTTTTCGAGAACAACTGA
- the zmiz2 gene encoding zinc finger MIZ domain-containing protein 2 isoform X1 gives MNSMNPMKPSHPSTGHSDGSFAYESVPWQPSTNQAAGSLSVVTTVWGLSNTSQSQVFGNPMVPSGGPSGGGVMPGLTSNAGGMGSPQFIGQQGFPEGGAGKSYLQQSVYGRGGYPGGNAYTNSYPGGPTSAGGMGMPQHTGRGPADFTQAAAAAAVAAATATATATATVAALQEKQSQELNPYGAVGPSHNFGGQFLPHSGPRGPSMQGGMASGGLGSVMANNGMSQMAMGSARAPGMNPVYTGQRIPPHGYPGQLQSQQIPRQGVKRTYSSDGYTSQQYIQSGQYPPHGAQYAPTTPQQSAPSPSYPTHRMQQSMSQYLPQAGPGGHFYKLTDQYNGQSNNFNGGNFAYNQTMTGPGRTMPGYPSSPLPGNPTPPMTPGSSATPYMSPGQDVKSPFLPDVKPPHNSLHQSPTGTANDELRLTFPVRDGIVLEPFRLQHNLAVSNHVFHLRESVYKTLMMRPDLELQFKCYHHEDRQMNTNWPCSVQVSVNSTPLSIERGDNKTSHKPLYLKQVCQPGRNSIQITVSACCCSHLFVLQLVHRPSVRSVLQGLIKKRLLPAEHCITKIKRNFSSGSIPGTPGPNGEDGVEQTAIKVSLKCPITFRRIQLPARGHDCRHIQCFDLESYLQLNCERGTWRCPVCNKTALLEGLEVDQYMLGTLLYIQNSDYEEITIDPTCSWKPVPVKPDTHIKEETDGPVLKRCRSLSPAHMVMPNVMELIAALGPSSSPFNNIQSAGSSDYANQGPGFQNPGGFSDGGFTSSNPGTPTMNEFNPTAPPPISYQSDIPSSLLVPEKAGGPPMHGQVPPSGRIEPTHNPSQSPHTSNIGSQSAHQLHHRNTPRQLMAQPGADLAFNPNVAMPGTEVPEPSLDLLPELTNTEELLSYLGPADLPNSGNDDLLSLFENN, from the exons ATGAACTCCATGAACCCCATGAAACCATCGCACCCCAGCACCGGGCACAG TGATGGTTCATTTGCATACGAGTCTGTTCCCTGGCAACCAAGCACCAATCAGGCAGCAGGATCCCTCTCCGTGGTAACCACCGTCTGGGGTCTGAGCAACACATCGCAGAGCCAG GTCTTTGGTAATCCCATGGTGCCCAGTGGTGGCCCCAGTGGGGGCGGAGTTATGCCAGGTCTAACAAGCAATGCTGGGGGGATGGGAAGCCCCCAGTTTATTGGCCAGCAAGGTTTCCCTGAAGGTGGAGCAGGAAAGAGTTACCTACAGCAAAGCGTATATGGGCGAGGTGGATACCCTGGGGGCAATGCGTATACCAATAG TTACCCCGGTGGCCCCACATCTGCAGGTGGCATGGGCATGCCACAGCATACCGGTCGTGGCCCAGCAGATTTCACAcaggcagcagctgcagcagCGGTGGCAGCAGCCACAGCAACTGCTACTGCAACAGCAACCGTGGCTGCCCTACAGGAGAAACAGAGCCAGGAATTAAACCCATATGGAGCG GTGGGGCCTTCTCACAATTTTGGAGGTCAGTTCCTGCCTCATTCCGGGCCCCGGGGACCATCTATGCAAGGTGGAATGGCATCTGGGGGTCTTGGGTCAGTGATGGCTAACAATGGCATGTCCCAAATGGCTATGGGCTCTGCAAGAGCCCCTGGTATGAACCCTGTATATACTGGGCAACGGATACCACCCCATGGCTACCCGGGTCAACTTCAGAGCCAGCAGATTCCCAGGCAAGGAGTAAAGAGGACGTACTCCAGTGAT GGTTACACTTCTCAACAGTACATTCAGAGTGGCCAGTATCCTCCCCATGGAGCACAATATGCACCAACCACTCCACAGCAATCTGCGCCATCCCCCTCCTACCCTACGCACCGGATGCAGCAGAGCATGTCACAGTACCTGCCCCAGGCAGGCCCTGGGGGACATTTTTACAAG CTTACAGACCAATACAATGGACAGAGCAATAACTTTAATGGAGGAAATTTCGCCTACAATCAAACTATGACTGGG CCGGGTCGTACCATGCCAGGATATCCCAGCTCTCCTTTGCCAGGAAACCCAACCCCACCAATGACACCGGGCAGCAGTGCTACCCCCTATATGTCACCAGGTCAGGATGTGAAGTCTCCTTTTCTGCCTGATGTTAAACCTCCACACAACAGCTTGCACCAGTCGCCCACTG GTACCGCTAATGATGAGTTACGTCTGACATTCCCTGTGCGTGACGGCATTGTGTTGGAACCATTCCGACTCCAACATAACCTGGCTGTCAGTAACCACGTGTTCCACCTACGGGAGTCAGTGTACAAGACACTTATGATGAG GCCTGACCTAGAACTGCAGTTTAAGTGCTATCATCATGAGGATCGTCAGATGAACACAAACTGGCCATGCTCGGTGCAAGTTAGCGTCAACTCTACTCCGCTGAGCATTGAGCGTGGAGACAACAAGACTTCCCACAAACCCCTGTACCTAAAACAAGTTTGCCAGCCTGGCAGGAACAGCATTCAGATCACTGTCAGTGCCTGCTGCTGT TCTCACCTGTTTGTGCTACAGTTAGTCCACCGGCCATCAGTTCGATCTGTCCTACAGGGTTTAATAAAGAAGAGACTGCTTCCGGCTGAACACTGCATCACAAAGA TTAAAAGGAATTTCAGCAGTGGCAGTATTCCAGGGACTCCAGGCCCTAATGGGGAGGATGGAGTGGAACAAACAGCCATTAAAGTTTCTCTGAAATGTCCAATAACCTTCCGGAGAATCCAGCTTCCTGCAAGGGGACATGACTGTCGGCATATCCAG TGCTTTGACCTGGAGTCTTACCTGCAGTTGAACTGTGAACGAGGGACATGGCGATGTCCTGTGTGCAA tAAAACAGCGCTCCTGGAAGGGTTAGAAGTTGACCAGTATATGCTGGGAACCCTGCTGTATATTCAGAA CTCTGATTATGAAGAGATCACAATTGACCCAACCTGTAGCTGGAAACCAGTGCCGGTAAAGCCAGACACCCACATAAAAGAGGAGACTGATGGCCCCGTTCTGAAACGATGCCGGAGTCTGAGTCCTGCCCACATGGTAATGCCGAATGTCATGGAGTTGATAGCAGCTCTGGGACCAAGTTCTTCCCCTTTTAACAACATCCAATCAGCTGGAAGCTCTGACTATGCCAACCAGG GTCCTGGTTTTCAGAACCCAGGTGGATTTTCAGACGGTGGCTTCACATCCTCCAATCCGGGCACACCAACGATGAATGAATTTAACCCCACAGCACCACCACCTATTTCTTATCAGTCTGACATTCCCAGTTCTTTACTGGTTCCAGAGAAGGCTGGGGGCCCTCCAATGCATGGGCAA GTTCCTCCCTCTGGGCGGATTGAACCTACGCACAATCCCAGTCAGTCACCTCACACCTCCAACATTGGTAGCCAATCAGCACATCAGCTCCACCACCGAAACACACCCCGTCAGCTAATGGCACAGCCTGGTGCCGATTTGGCATTTAATCCCAATGTGGCCATGCCAGGCACAGAGGTTCCGGAGCCTTCGCTGGAT CTTCTCCCTGAACTGACAAACACAGAGGAACTTCTCTCCTACCTTGGACCCGCAGACCTACCCAACAGTGGTAACGACGACCTCTTGTCTCTTTTCGAGAACAACTGA